CACTGAGCCCAGCCGTCGATGTTGTCGTTGTAGCCGCATACCGCGGCGGGGGCTGCGGCGGTCTGGTCCGCGGCCTGTGCCTGGCTCGTGAGTGTCAGGGGGCCGACGATCGCGAGCCCCAGTGCCGCCGCAGTGAGCGATATTTTCCTGAACATCGTTTTCCCTCCATGTGTCAATCAACCGTGTCGGGTCCGCTTATGGAGCCGGTCCGGTGAGCAACGTACTTTTCACGGCAGAGTGGCCGCCATGTATTCGAAGTGCGTCGAACTGTGTTTCAGCGCGGGAGGACGGGGATGTGCCGGGATGCCGCCCACGGCCGGCTCCGGCAGAGGGCTCTCAGCCGCCGATGAGTTTGGGTGCGCGGGACGGTCCAAGTCGGCACACCTGGCAAACAGGTCGGCACACCTGGCAAAGGGGAGAACCCGATGGGTAGGACGCGCGTGAATTCGATGACTCACATCGCCCGTCGCATGTACGAGCTCGTGGAGCCGATCTGCCTGGTCACCTACCTCGCGGACGAGTGCAATGAGGAAATGGCCGCGCTCGGCCATCGCACCTACTGGGACGGCTATTTCGCCAGCCGCGCGGCGCCGCTGGGGCGGGTGTCGGCCGAGGTCGTGCACGCCGCCTTCTACAACTTCGCCGAGGGGGAAGCCGCACGGCACATCCCCAGCGCCTGGGAGACGATCCCGCCCGAGGCGTCCCTCGCCGCACGGGAGCGGGGCAGCGTGGCCTCTCTACGGCGGATCCTCGGTGATGAGCTGGCCGATTCCCCGGGGTTGGCGCGCGCCGCCGACCTGCTCACCAAGGCCGCGACGAGCGCGCCCATGGAAGGCAGGGTGATGTACGCCGGGATGCGCACCCTTGTGGTGCCGA
This DNA window, taken from Streptomyces sp. NBC_00663, encodes the following:
- a CDS encoding SCO6745 family protein encodes the protein MYELVEPICLVTYLADECNEEMAALGHRTYWDGYFASRAAPLGRVSAEVVHAAFYNFAEGEAARHIPSAWETIPPEASLAARERGSVASLRRILGDELADSPGLARAADLLTKAATSAPMEGRVMYAGMRTLVVPSEPVARLWHCATMLREHRGDGHIAALVGARIGGTQAHVLSALDMGIHPPESFGRIHHLPKERLAAVMDCMRERGLIDADGHFTEAGRETKQRIEALTDELAAPPYEALTPAELDELTTELEPIAVRLVATGSQ